Proteins encoded within one genomic window of Acidovorax sp. 107:
- a CDS encoding lysoplasmalogenase family protein produces MSPSQIIVLATPVFFLLIAIELAIGFKRQRNTYRLADAVSSISLGMLSQTSAVFTRLLRIGIYTALFEHVALWRNDAFWTSLPGWLLALVFYDFCYYWLHRMGHESAVLWAAHAVHHQSQDYNLSTALRQTSSGALLGWIFYVPMALAGVPPLVFGVVALIDLLYQFWVHTEQVGRLGWFDRWFCSPSNHRVHHAVNDAYLDKNYGGVLILWDRMFGTFKDEDAQEKCVYGTRGLLNSWDPLWANAQVYAGLAHDSWHARSWLDKLKVWIKPPGWRPADVAERFPKPAFSMAQMQLYHPPMSRAVQWFALVQFALLLTGVAAFLWQADAAPLAHDALWFAVLLTMQWSLGAVMQGRIGVLMALMLQSAALATATSALGFTQWHWLFKPLTMVIAIILVATSVYSTNARGASGSSTPSVLLMAALGGSLAGDVFLMFPGFFIPGLVSFLVAHLFYVALFKSGQTWFPHRGALVATLGIGVAMYAFLWAGGLPSALREPVAAYVLVIALMAAQAIGRATVLRGAASLCVAIGAGFFMLSDSLLATNRFVTHLPMAQVWVLATYYAAQAFIVAGLLRGAARAEPTPAIPLTPQTDLARSPSAA; encoded by the coding sequence ATGAGCCCCAGCCAGATCATCGTCCTTGCGACGCCCGTCTTCTTTTTGCTGATCGCCATCGAACTGGCCATTGGCTTCAAGCGCCAGCGCAACACCTACCGGCTGGCCGATGCTGTGAGCAGTATCAGCCTGGGCATGCTGAGCCAGACCAGCGCGGTGTTCACGCGACTGCTGCGCATCGGCATCTACACCGCCCTGTTCGAGCACGTGGCGCTGTGGCGCAACGATGCGTTCTGGACGAGCCTGCCGGGCTGGCTGCTGGCGCTGGTGTTCTACGACTTCTGCTACTACTGGCTGCACCGCATGGGGCATGAGTCGGCCGTGCTGTGGGCCGCGCACGCGGTGCATCACCAGAGCCAGGACTACAACCTCAGCACCGCGCTGCGGCAAACGAGTTCGGGCGCGCTGCTGGGCTGGATCTTTTATGTGCCCATGGCGCTGGCCGGCGTGCCGCCCCTGGTGTTTGGCGTGGTGGCGCTCATCGACCTGCTCTACCAGTTCTGGGTGCATACCGAGCAGGTGGGTCGCCTGGGCTGGTTCGACCGCTGGTTCTGCAGCCCGAGCAACCACCGCGTGCACCATGCCGTCAACGACGCTTACCTGGACAAGAACTACGGCGGCGTTCTGATTCTCTGGGACCGGATGTTTGGCACCTTCAAGGACGAAGACGCGCAAGAGAAATGTGTGTATGGCACCCGCGGCCTGCTCAACAGCTGGGACCCGCTGTGGGCCAACGCCCAGGTGTACGCCGGGCTGGCGCACGACAGCTGGCACGCGCGCAGCTGGCTCGACAAGCTCAAGGTCTGGATCAAGCCGCCGGGCTGGCGGCCTGCGGATGTGGCGGAGCGGTTCCCCAAGCCCGCCTTCAGCATGGCGCAGATGCAGCTGTACCACCCACCCATGTCGCGTGCCGTGCAGTGGTTTGCGCTGGTGCAGTTCGCGCTGCTGCTCACAGGCGTGGCGGCCTTTCTGTGGCAGGCCGATGCAGCGCCGCTGGCGCACGACGCCCTCTGGTTTGCCGTGCTGCTGACGATGCAATGGTCGCTGGGTGCGGTGATGCAAGGGCGCATCGGCGTGCTGATGGCGCTGATGCTGCAAAGCGCGGCGCTGGCCACGGCCACCAGCGCGCTGGGGTTCACGCAGTGGCATTGGCTGTTCAAGCCGCTGACCATGGTAATTGCTATTATTTTGGTAGCTACCAGCGTATATTCGACTAACGCAAGGGGCGCATCAGGCTCCAGTACGCCCTCGGTCTTGCTGATGGCAGCCCTGGGCGGGTCCTTGGCGGGGGACGTGTTCCTCATGTTCCCGGGTTTCTTCATCCCCGGTCTGGTGAGCTTTCTGGTGGCGCACCTGTTCTATGTGGCGCTGTTCAAAAGTGGACAGACATGGTTTCCGCACCGAGGTGCGCTGGTGGCCACGCTGGGCATCGGCGTGGCCATGTACGCCTTTCTGTGGGCGGGCGGCCTGCCGTCTGCATTGCGCGAGCCTGTCGCGGCCTATGTGCTGGTGATTGCGTTGATGGCGGCCCAGGCCATTGGCCGCGCCACCGTGTTGCGCGGCGCCGCTTCGCTGTGTGTCGCCATCGGCGCCGGATTTTTCATGCTCAGCGACTCGCTGCTGGCCACGAACCGGTTTGTGACGCACCTGCCCATGGCACAGGTCTGGGTACTGGCGACGTACTACGCAGCGCAGGCATTCATCGTGGCGGGCCTTCTGCGGGGTGCAGCCCGCGCAGAGCCAACCCCCGCCATACCCCTCACACCCCAAACAGATCTTGCCCGCTCGCCTTCGGCGGCGTAA